From Streptomyces sp. NBC_01460, a single genomic window includes:
- a CDS encoding HAD family hydrolase, translating to MRYELVIFDNDGVLVDSEPISNTVLAGYLTELGHPTSYEESLRDYMGAAIHRVHDLVEERTGQKLPSDFDEELHRRTLSAFQQERLAAVDGVHDLLGELVADGVAYCVASSGSHQKIAAGHLNTGLDQWFEDEWIFSSEDVGQGKPAPDLFLHAADRMGIAPERCVVIEDSPLGVEAARAAGMDVYGFTSMMPADRLVGVTGHFSDMSQLPKLLG from the coding sequence ATGCGCTACGAACTGGTCATCTTCGACAACGACGGCGTGCTCGTCGACAGTGAGCCGATCTCCAACACCGTCCTGGCCGGCTACCTCACCGAGCTCGGCCACCCCACCTCGTACGAGGAGTCCCTCCGCGACTACATGGGGGCCGCGATCCACCGGGTCCACGACCTGGTGGAGGAGCGGACCGGCCAGAAGCTCCCCTCGGACTTCGACGAGGAGCTCCACCGTCGTACCCTCTCGGCGTTCCAGCAGGAGCGGCTGGCGGCGGTGGACGGGGTCCACGACCTGCTCGGCGAGCTCGTCGCCGACGGGGTCGCGTACTGCGTCGCCTCGTCCGGAAGCCACCAGAAGATCGCGGCCGGACACCTGAACACCGGGCTCGACCAGTGGTTCGAGGACGAGTGGATCTTCAGCTCCGAGGACGTCGGTCAGGGAAAACCGGCGCCGGACCTGTTCCTCCACGCCGCCGATCGGATGGGCATCGCCCCCGAGCGGTGCGTCGTGATCGAGGACAGCCCGCTCGGCGTCGAGGCGGCCCGGGCCGCGGGGATGGACGTGTACGGCTTCACCTCGATGATGCCGGCGGACCGGCTCGTCGGCGTCACCGGGCACTTCTCCGACATGTCCCAGCTCCCCAAACTTCTCGGCTGA
- a CDS encoding GlxA family transcriptional regulator yields MTVPLHRPGRIALVAFPGVRAFDVSVITEVWGVDRTDRGVPAFELRRVASEPAAVPLRGGLSLTPDRTLSWLTRADLIVVPGLDDHVTPAPEPVLDALRRAHDRGTPLAALCGGAFTLAQAGLLDGRRAVTHWNLTELLRTRHPRVTVMRDALFLHEDNIWTSAGTAAGIDLCLHLVRTTHGAEAAATIARSMVTAPFRTGTQAQFIEHPTPRADRDADALAEARAYALTRLAEPHTVPALAARAGMSARTFARRFQATTGTTPMRWLITQRVAAAQKLLERTDLPLPEVARRAGFGSEVTMRQHFATHLATSPRDYRLAFHDRGGPEGG; encoded by the coding sequence ATGACCGTGCCCCTGCACCGCCCCGGCCGTATCGCCCTGGTCGCGTTCCCCGGCGTCCGCGCCTTCGACGTCTCGGTCATCACGGAGGTCTGGGGGGTGGACCGCACCGACCGCGGCGTACCGGCCTTCGAGCTGCGCCGCGTGGCGAGCGAGCCGGCCGCCGTCCCCCTCCGTGGAGGCCTGTCCCTCACACCCGACCGGACGCTGTCCTGGCTCACCCGCGCGGACCTGATCGTGGTCCCCGGCCTCGACGACCATGTGACACCCGCGCCAGAGCCGGTGCTCGACGCCCTGCGCCGCGCCCACGACCGGGGCACGCCGCTCGCCGCGCTCTGCGGCGGGGCCTTCACCCTCGCCCAGGCCGGGCTCCTGGACGGCAGAAGGGCCGTCACGCACTGGAACCTCACCGAGCTGCTCCGGACCCGGCATCCACGGGTGACCGTGATGCGCGACGCGCTCTTCCTCCATGAGGACAACATCTGGACCTCGGCCGGCACGGCGGCGGGGATCGACCTCTGCCTCCATCTGGTGAGGACGACCCACGGTGCCGAAGCGGCGGCGACGATCGCGCGTTCGATGGTCACGGCTCCGTTCCGTACGGGGACCCAGGCACAGTTCATCGAGCACCCCACGCCTCGCGCCGACCGGGACGCGGACGCACTGGCGGAAGCCCGCGCCTATGCGCTGACCCGTCTGGCCGAACCGCACACGGTGCCGGCGCTGGCCGCCCGGGCCGGGATGTCCGCCCGCACCTTCGCCCGCCGTTTCCAGGCCACCACGGGTACGACGCCGATGCGCTGGCTCATCACCCAGCGCGTCGCCGCAGCCCAGAAGCTCCTGGAGAGAACCGACCTGCCCCTGCCGGAGGTGGCGCGACGCGCAGGGTTCGGCAGCGAGGTCACCATGCGCCAGCACTTCGCGACCCACCTGGCCACGAGCCCGCGCGACTACAGGCTGGCCTTCCACGACAGGGGCGGACCGGAGGGGGGTTGA
- a CDS encoding ABC transporter ATP-binding protein, with protein MMNLPRTAGASAVDARALTVVRGGRTVLRGLDFTVEPGRITGLLGPSGCGKSTLMRAVVGTQAQVTGALDVLGRPAGHPSLRPRVGYVTQAPSVYTDLTVRQNLDYFAAVLRPGRAHRTAREEAVVRAIGDVDLTSHADALAGTLSGGQLSRVSLAVALLGTPELLVLDEPTVGLDPVLRRDLWNLFHTLATDRGTTILVSSHVMDEAERCDRLLLMREGTILADDTPDALRTRTGSATVEEAFLHLVDEATEDEATENEATESEAAATRQETSR; from the coding sequence ATGATGAATTTGCCGCGCACCGCGGGCGCGAGCGCCGTCGACGCCCGCGCCCTCACCGTCGTACGGGGAGGCCGCACGGTCCTGCGCGGCCTCGACTTCACCGTCGAGCCGGGCAGGATCACCGGCCTCCTCGGCCCCTCCGGCTGCGGGAAGTCCACGCTCATGCGGGCCGTCGTGGGCACCCAGGCCCAGGTCACCGGAGCGCTCGACGTCCTCGGGCGCCCCGCGGGCCACCCGTCCCTGCGGCCGCGCGTCGGCTACGTCACCCAGGCCCCGTCCGTCTACACCGACCTCACGGTCCGCCAGAACCTCGACTACTTCGCGGCCGTGCTCCGGCCGGGCCGCGCCCACCGCACCGCACGCGAGGAAGCCGTCGTCCGCGCCATCGGCGACGTCGACCTCACCAGCCACGCCGACGCCCTCGCGGGCACCCTCTCAGGCGGCCAGCTCAGCCGGGTCTCCCTCGCCGTCGCGCTGCTCGGCACCCCCGAACTCCTGGTCCTCGACGAGCCCACCGTCGGCCTCGACCCCGTGCTCCGACGTGATCTGTGGAACCTCTTCCACACCCTCGCCACCGACCGGGGCACCACGATCCTCGTCTCCTCGCACGTCATGGACGAGGCCGAGCGCTGCGACCGGCTGCTGCTCATGCGCGAGGGCACCATCCTCGCCGACGACACCCCCGACGCCCTCCGCACCCGTACCGGATCCGCCACCGTCGAAGAGGCCTTCCTCCACCTCGTGGACGAGGCCACGGAGGACGAGGCCACGGAGAACGAGGCCACGGAGAGCGAAGCCGCCGCCACCCGCCAGGAGACCAGCCGATGA
- a CDS encoding ABC transporter permease produces the protein MSTDAPALSPARTLVTCGRVLRQLRHDPRTIALLLVVPVLMITLLRYVFDGDPRTFDSIGASLLGIFPLITMFLVTSIATLRERTSGTLERLLAMPLGKGDLIAGYALAFGTVAAVQSVLATALSVWVLGLDVVGSPWLLLLVALLDALLGTALGLFVSAFAASEFQAVQFMPAVIFPQLLLCGLFTPRDQMHPVLEAVSDVLPMSYAVDGMNQVLAHTDITADFYRDVLVVAGCALLVLCLGAATLRRRTT, from the coding sequence ATGAGCACCGACGCCCCCGCACTCTCCCCGGCCAGGACCCTGGTCACCTGCGGACGCGTCCTGCGCCAGCTCCGCCACGACCCCCGCACCATCGCGCTGCTGCTGGTCGTCCCGGTCCTGATGATCACGCTGCTGCGCTACGTCTTCGACGGCGACCCGCGCACCTTCGACTCCATCGGCGCCTCGCTGCTCGGCATCTTCCCGCTCATCACGATGTTCCTGGTGACCTCGATCGCCACCCTCCGCGAACGCACCTCCGGCACCCTCGAACGCCTGCTCGCGATGCCCCTGGGCAAGGGCGACCTGATCGCCGGATACGCGCTGGCCTTCGGCACCGTCGCCGCCGTCCAGTCCGTCCTGGCCACCGCGCTGTCCGTCTGGGTCCTCGGCCTGGACGTCGTCGGGTCGCCCTGGCTGCTGCTCCTCGTGGCCCTGCTCGACGCGCTCCTCGGCACGGCGCTCGGCCTGTTCGTCTCGGCCTTCGCCGCCTCCGAGTTCCAGGCGGTCCAGTTCATGCCCGCCGTGATCTTCCCGCAGCTGCTGCTCTGCGGGCTGTTCACCCCGCGCGACCAGATGCACCCGGTCCTGGAGGCCGTCTCCGACGTCCTGCCGATGTCGTACGCCGTCGACGGGATGAACCAGGTCCTCGCGCACACCGACATCACCGCCGACTTCTACCGGGACGTCCTGGTCGTCGCCGGCTGCGCCCTGCTCGTCCTCTGTCTGGGCGCCGCCACCCTCCGCCGCCGCACCACCTGA
- the proC gene encoding pyrroline-5-carboxylate reductase: MTQTVAVLGTGKIGEALLSGMIRAGWRAADLLVTTRRPERAEELRTRYGVQTVTNAEAAKSADILILAVKPQDMGTLLDELAPHIAADRLVISAAAGITTGFIEERLAEGTPVVRVMPNTPVLVDEGMSVISAGGHATAEHLDHAEAIFGGVGKTARLPESQQDAATALSGSGPAYFYFLVEAMTDAGILLGLPRARAHDLIVQAAIGAAVMLRDSGEHPVKLREAVTSPAGTTISAIRELENHGVRAALIAALEAARDRSRELATGNG; encoded by the coding sequence ATGACCCAGACAGTCGCCGTCCTCGGCACCGGAAAGATCGGCGAAGCCCTCCTCAGCGGCATGATCCGGGCGGGCTGGCGGGCCGCCGACCTGCTGGTGACCACACGCCGCCCCGAGCGCGCCGAGGAGCTCCGCACCCGCTACGGCGTCCAGACCGTCACCAACGCGGAGGCGGCCAAGAGCGCCGACATCCTCATCCTCGCGGTCAAGCCCCAGGACATGGGCACGCTCCTCGACGAACTCGCCCCCCACATCGCCGCCGACCGCCTGGTCATCAGCGCCGCCGCGGGCATCACGACCGGCTTCATCGAGGAGCGGCTGGCCGAGGGCACCCCGGTCGTCCGTGTCATGCCGAACACCCCGGTCCTCGTCGACGAGGGCATGTCCGTCATCTCGGCGGGCGGCCACGCCACCGCCGAGCACCTCGACCACGCCGAGGCGATCTTCGGAGGCGTCGGCAAGACCGCCCGCCTCCCCGAGTCCCAGCAGGACGCGGCCACCGCACTCTCCGGCTCGGGACCCGCCTACTTCTACTTCCTCGTCGAGGCCATGACCGACGCGGGCATCCTGCTCGGCCTGCCCCGCGCCAGGGCCCACGACCTCATCGTCCAGGCCGCCATCGGCGCCGCCGTCATGCTCCGCGACAGCGGCGAGCACCCCGTCAAGCTCCGCGAGGCCGTCACCAGCCCGGCCGGCACGACCATCAGCGCCATCCGCGAGCTGGAGAACCACGGCGTGCGGGCCGCGCTCATCGCCGCCCTCGAAGCCGCCCGCGACCGCAGCCGCGAGCTGGCCACCGGCAACGGCTGA
- a CDS encoding MFS transporter has product MTDARLRYGRASLALSFLVQGVAFALLVTRIPAIQDRYGISDGLLPAFLAAVPVLAGVASVATEKLVARVRPGVVLRWAQPVVMLALLGVGAGGEMWHVALALGVFGLAVGALDASMNMMGVSLQRAYGRSIMLGFHAAYSLGGIAGASMAWAGAHWDLSLLVSYLPAVAVLLPAALIGSRWYTEGKAGDGVTAVGGGQGASVPFRLLLPLCLVMAFAYIGDSTVSNWSAKYLQDVLGSSEQLATVPYNVYMVTTLLGRAVGDLGVRRFGAVAVVRGGSVLAAAGFAVVAVSPGAWWGMLGFTLLGLGLCVIVPQTFAAAGRMFPGASDVAVARLNVFNYVGFLVGSPLVGALGDAWSYRGAMLVPMVLVLATLVYARSFGAEPARYGGGHERARAADVG; this is encoded by the coding sequence ATGACGGATGCGCGGTTGCGGTACGGCAGAGCCTCGCTGGCCCTGAGCTTTCTGGTGCAGGGAGTGGCCTTCGCGCTGCTCGTGACGCGCATCCCCGCCATTCAGGACCGCTACGGGATATCCGACGGGCTCCTGCCCGCCTTCCTGGCCGCGGTTCCTGTCCTGGCGGGGGTCGCCAGCGTGGCGACCGAGAAGCTGGTCGCCCGGGTGCGGCCCGGGGTCGTGCTGCGGTGGGCGCAGCCCGTCGTGATGCTGGCGCTGCTCGGTGTGGGCGCCGGAGGCGAGATGTGGCACGTGGCCCTCGCCCTGGGCGTGTTCGGGCTGGCCGTGGGTGCCCTGGACGCCTCGATGAACATGATGGGCGTCAGTCTCCAGCGGGCGTACGGGCGCAGCATCATGCTCGGGTTCCACGCCGCTTACAGTCTGGGCGGGATAGCCGGGGCGTCGATGGCGTGGGCGGGGGCCCACTGGGATCTGTCGCTGCTGGTGTCCTATCTGCCTGCGGTGGCCGTCCTGCTGCCCGCGGCCCTGATCGGGAGCCGGTGGTACACGGAGGGCAAGGCCGGCGACGGTGTGACGGCGGTTGGAGGAGGCCAGGGGGCGTCCGTGCCGTTCAGGCTGTTGCTGCCGCTCTGCCTGGTGATGGCGTTCGCGTACATCGGGGACTCGACGGTCTCCAACTGGAGTGCGAAGTACCTGCAGGACGTGCTGGGCAGTTCGGAGCAGCTGGCGACGGTTCCGTACAACGTCTACATGGTGACGACGCTGCTGGGGCGGGCCGTCGGCGACCTGGGGGTGCGGAGGTTCGGTGCGGTGGCGGTCGTGCGGGGCGGCAGTGTGCTGGCCGCGGCGGGGTTCGCGGTGGTGGCGGTGTCGCCCGGTGCCTGGTGGGGGATGCTCGGCTTCACGCTGCTGGGGCTCGGCCTGTGTGTGATCGTGCCGCAGACCTTCGCGGCCGCGGGGAGGATGTTCCCGGGGGCGAGCGATGTGGCGGTCGCCCGGCTGAACGTCTTCAACTACGTGGGCTTCCTCGTCGGGTCGCCGCTCGTGGGGGCGCTCGGGGACGCGTGGAGCTACCGCGGCGCGATGCTCGTGCCCATGGTGCTGGTCCTCGCGACGCTGGTGTACGCCCGGTCGTTCGGTGCGGAACCCGCCCGATACGGTGGCGGGCATGAGCGGGCGCGCGCAGCTGATGTGGGATGA
- a CDS encoding cysteine hydrolase family protein has product MEIAENAALVVVDVQQGFEEEAYWGPRNNPEADRNIAGLIDAWQESGRPVVFVRHDSPKPDSPLREGYPGNAFKEYVEERRGKGRGPELFLTKSVNSAFYGSPDLDAWLRESGVRQFVVAGIQTNMCAETTARMGGNLGYEVFFAFDATYTFDQVGPWGWKLSAEELARATAVTLHGGGFATVVRSEELVAAVK; this is encoded by the coding sequence ATGGAGATCGCGGAGAACGCAGCGCTGGTGGTCGTCGACGTACAGCAGGGATTCGAGGAGGAGGCGTACTGGGGTCCGCGCAACAACCCGGAGGCCGATCGGAACATCGCCGGTCTGATCGATGCCTGGCAGGAGAGCGGCAGGCCCGTCGTCTTCGTGCGGCACGACTCGCCGAAGCCGGATTCGCCCCTGCGGGAGGGGTACCCGGGGAACGCGTTCAAGGAGTACGTCGAGGAACGGCGAGGGAAGGGCCGGGGGCCGGAGCTGTTCCTGACGAAGTCGGTGAACTCCGCCTTCTACGGGTCACCCGATCTGGATGCCTGGCTGCGGGAGTCCGGGGTGCGGCAGTTCGTCGTGGCGGGGATCCAGACCAACATGTGCGCGGAGACGACGGCGCGCATGGGCGGCAATCTCGGCTACGAGGTGTTCTTCGCCTTCGACGCGACGTACACCTTCGACCAGGTCGGCCCCTGGGGCTGGAAGCTGAGCGCGGAGGAGCTGGCCCGGGCCACCGCCGTGACGTTGCACGGCGGTGGGTTCGCGACGGTGGTGCGCAGCGAGGAGCTGGTGGCCGCGGTGAAGTGA
- a CDS encoding class I SAM-dependent methyltransferase encodes MSATTPRALSFDTAAAQYAAYRPSYPPALLDAVEELAARPLHGARTVDVGAGTGIATRLLLARGARVTAVEPGPGMAGELHRSLPSVLVVRGDGNHLPLATASADLITYAQSWHWTDPALSLPEARRVLRPGGSLALWWNVSDDSAGWIADQDLRLRRHLGAGDGAHGTPGGSGSRNLGTLPGDFARQLLPWSRTVPVDTHLANLATHSAFLVRGGADGESTRRFLDEERGHLAAVFPDGTVEERYVVELAVLRG; translated from the coding sequence ATGTCTGCCACCACGCCCCGTGCCCTGTCGTTCGACACCGCAGCGGCCCAGTACGCCGCCTACCGTCCCAGCTACCCGCCCGCGCTCCTGGACGCCGTCGAGGAGCTGGCCGCCCGCCCGCTGCACGGCGCCCGCACCGTCGACGTCGGTGCAGGGACGGGCATCGCCACCCGGCTGCTGCTCGCCCGCGGCGCCCGCGTCACAGCCGTCGAGCCGGGGCCCGGCATGGCGGGGGAGCTGCACCGGTCGCTGCCGTCCGTCCTCGTGGTCCGGGGTGACGGCAACCACCTTCCGCTGGCCACCGCCTCGGCCGACCTGATCACCTACGCCCAGTCCTGGCACTGGACCGACCCCGCGCTGTCCCTGCCCGAGGCGCGCCGCGTCCTGCGGCCGGGCGGCTCCCTGGCGCTCTGGTGGAACGTCTCCGACGACTCCGCGGGCTGGATCGCCGATCAGGACCTCCGGCTGCGCCGTCACCTCGGCGCCGGCGACGGGGCCCACGGCACGCCGGGGGGCTCCGGTTCGCGGAACCTCGGGACCCTGCCCGGGGACTTCGCGCGACAGCTGCTCCCCTGGTCCCGGACGGTCCCGGTCGACACACACCTCGCCAACCTCGCCACCCACTCCGCCTTCCTCGTGCGCGGCGGTGCCGACGGCGAGTCCACCCGCCGGTTCCTGGACGAGGAGCGCGGGCACCTCGCCGCCGTGTTCCCCGACGGCACGGTCGAGGAGCGCTACGTGGTCGAACTCGCGGTGCTGAGGGGCTGA
- a CDS encoding phosphatase yields the protein MLSTGALRAHLLAARLAGPVATPRETSLRSYRLFAARDPRVMLGLDPDRVWGERDLLRLMADKCGVSADPDHVSGLDVIDPERTLAALDAFAERLAGVAERRAPVLFGTGHPHRLLGFYAGLADALSAAGCAVLTPAQGRCVDMTTRFGVRTYNLDYVRGVALVREPGVRAPGSATGAHTHSPLPVRAVLEAAVDARGVVPELVVGDHGWVCGAGQLGIEAIGLADTDDPALFVGEAEGRVSVAVPLDDGVQADHYRPLARYVLNRACLSQ from the coding sequence GTGTTGAGCACCGGAGCGCTGCGCGCTCATCTGCTGGCGGCCCGGCTCGCCGGCCCTGTGGCCACGCCCCGGGAGACCAGCCTGCGGAGTTACCGGCTGTTCGCGGCGCGGGACCCCCGGGTGATGCTCGGGCTCGATCCGGACCGGGTCTGGGGCGAGCGTGACCTGCTGCGGCTGATGGCCGACAAGTGCGGGGTGTCGGCCGATCCTGATCATGTGTCAGGGCTGGACGTGATCGATCCGGAGCGGACCCTGGCCGCGTTGGACGCCTTCGCGGAACGGCTCGCCGGGGTTGCGGAGAGGCGGGCTCCGGTGCTGTTCGGCACCGGGCATCCGCACCGGCTGCTCGGGTTCTACGCCGGTCTGGCAGACGCTTTGTCGGCGGCGGGGTGCGCGGTGCTCACCCCCGCGCAGGGGCGATGTGTCGACATGACGACCCGGTTCGGCGTACGCACGTACAACCTTGATTACGTACGGGGTGTCGCGCTGGTGCGCGAACCGGGCGTGCGGGCTCCGGGGAGTGCCACCGGCGCACACACCCACTCCCCGCTGCCGGTCAGGGCCGTGCTGGAGGCGGCGGTGGACGCGCGGGGGGTGGTGCCCGAGCTGGTGGTCGGGGACCACGGGTGGGTCTGCGGGGCAGGTCAGCTGGGTATCGAGGCCATCGGGCTGGCGGACACGGACGACCCCGCGCTGTTCGTGGGTGAGGCGGAGGGGCGGGTGTCCGTAGCCGTTCCGCTGGATGACGGGGTGCAGGCGGACCACTACCGGCCTCTCGCTCGGTATGTGCTCAATCGGGCGTGTCTGTCACAGTAG
- a CDS encoding SH3 domain-containing protein, producing MGVEENAVGTVTADTATVAAEEVTTLAADTVVYPIAPGYRVNVRRGPGTQYGIVRTLPYGMSVPVYCQKPGERVSGPYGTTNLWDNIANGQFVSDAYVKTGSDGYIAPRCD from the coding sequence ATGGGTGTTGAAGAGAACGCCGTAGGCACGGTCACCGCGGACACCGCCACGGTCGCCGCGGAGGAGGTGACGACGCTCGCCGCGGACACCGTCGTCTACCCGATCGCTCCGGGCTACCGCGTCAACGTCCGGCGGGGACCGGGCACGCAGTACGGGATCGTCCGCACGCTGCCGTACGGGATGAGCGTCCCGGTGTACTGCCAGAAGCCGGGCGAGCGGGTGTCCGGCCCGTACGGCACGACGAATCTCTGGGACAACATCGCCAACGGCCAGTTCGTCTCGGACGCCTACGTCAAGACGGGCAGCGACGGTTACATCGCGCCGCGCTGCGACTGA
- a CDS encoding acetoin utilization protein AcuC, with translation MSGRAQLMWDEAVTGYDFGSGHPMDPVRLALTMGLVRAYGLDGAVDVRSAKSAGDSTLRLVHREDYVAAVRAASADPGSADQAYGLGTVDDPAFGGMHEASALIAGLSVGAAEAVWRGESGHAVNFTGGLHHAMPGGASGFCVYNDPALAIARLLELGARRVAYVDVDVHHGDGVQAAFWEDPRVLTVSLHEHPRTLFPQTGWPEETGSGAGEGGAVNVALPAGTGDAGWLRAFHAVVPELLEDFRPQVLVTQHGADTHVEDPLAHLAVSLDAQRSVMEACHELAHTCVEDGRWVALGGGGYAVVDVVPRSWTHLVGIAAHAPVDPESVIPASWRDEVYARTRQLGPARMTDGRTPTWKPWEDGYDPADRLDQAVLATRRSAFPLRGLLA, from the coding sequence ATGAGCGGGCGCGCGCAGCTGATGTGGGATGAGGCAGTAACGGGATACGACTTCGGGTCCGGTCACCCCATGGATCCGGTGAGACTCGCCCTGACGATGGGGCTGGTGCGGGCGTACGGGCTGGACGGGGCGGTGGACGTCAGGTCGGCCAAGTCCGCCGGGGACTCCACGCTGCGGCTCGTGCACCGTGAGGACTACGTGGCGGCCGTCCGTGCGGCGTCGGCGGATCCGGGGTCCGCCGACCAGGCGTACGGGCTCGGGACCGTCGACGATCCGGCCTTCGGGGGGATGCACGAGGCGTCGGCGCTCATCGCCGGGCTCTCGGTCGGGGCCGCGGAGGCGGTCTGGCGCGGGGAGAGCGGGCACGCGGTGAACTTCACCGGCGGACTGCACCACGCGATGCCCGGGGGTGCTTCGGGCTTCTGCGTGTACAACGACCCGGCGCTCGCCATCGCCCGCCTGCTGGAGCTGGGCGCTCGGCGCGTGGCGTACGTGGATGTGGACGTCCACCACGGGGACGGGGTGCAGGCGGCGTTCTGGGAGGACCCCCGGGTGCTGACCGTGTCCCTGCACGAGCACCCGCGCACGCTGTTCCCGCAGACCGGGTGGCCCGAGGAGACGGGTTCCGGGGCGGGTGAGGGCGGTGCGGTGAATGTGGCGCTGCCGGCCGGTACGGGCGACGCGGGGTGGCTGCGGGCGTTCCACGCGGTGGTGCCGGAGCTGCTGGAGGACTTCCGGCCGCAGGTGCTGGTGACCCAGCACGGTGCCGATACGCATGTCGAGGATCCGCTGGCCCATCTCGCCGTGTCGCTGGACGCGCAGAGGTCCGTCATGGAGGCCTGTCACGAGCTCGCCCACACCTGTGTGGAGGACGGGCGCTGGGTGGCGCTGGGCGGAGGGGGGTACGCGGTGGTGGATGTGGTGCCGCGCTCGTGGACCCATCTCGTGGGGATCGCCGCCCATGCCCCGGTTGACCCGGAGTCGGTGATTCCTGCTTCGTGGCGGGACGAGGTCTACGCCCGTACGCGGCAGTTGGGTCCTGCGCGGATGACGGACGGCCGTACGCCGACGTGGAAGCCGTGGGAGGACGGGTACGACCCGGCCGACCGGCTGGACCAGGCGGTGCTGGCGACCCGGCGGTCGGCGTTCCCGTTGCGGGGGCTGCTGGCCTGA